From a region of the Salvelinus fontinalis isolate EN_2023a chromosome 13, ASM2944872v1, whole genome shotgun sequence genome:
- the apool gene encoding MICOS complex subunit MIC27 isoform X1, with protein sequence MAATVVKLAVIPAAMGLASFRVYAMSQDKTETVLLSPRELSIYAPDPPATHYRNEQPGALQSGLGVVRVGLQPYVTAVKNAYTSVKVGAVTVYTAGHDTYEFLRDPSPGFMQRVGVITVSGLAGLILARKGSRLMRLGVPLGMATVGTSVCYPTQTVGVVKMTGQKMYAASQYTTSSMASIFKSKPKEVTPPTVSLEQAPQATIPEPEVSEAKPLLEAESSEPATPAVDKVSPTKPSSASGPAEGSIDTEPAAAEPEAVTVVEQEAVQTALVPAPAPPVEEAAASPAEEIPAPAPVEAVPAPPPAAEVIPLPPPAEETELPPPAPVEEEAAPSPPAPVEEEAAPSPLAAEEPAPASIEGVADPPPVAEETAPAPVDEATPPSTTEEPSVIVTKTAGKQKFAPDPKLIDLGQASPEDADLYSTRG encoded by the exons ATGGCTGCCACT GTAGTGAAGCTGGCGGTGATCCCAGCAGCAATGGGATTGGCCTCGTTTCGAGTTTATGCCATGAGTCAGGACAAAACAGAGACTGTGCTGCTCTCCCCTAGAGAG TTGTCCATCTATGCTCCAGACCCTCCAGCAACTCACTACAGGAATGAGCAGCCTGGAGCTCTGCAGAGCGGGCTGGGTGTGGTCCGGGTGGGGCTGCAACCATACGTTACTGCCGTTAAG AATGCTTATACCTCTGTCAAGGTCGGAGCTGTAACAGTCTATACTGCTGGACACG ATACATACGAGTTCCTGAGAGATCCTTCTCCTGGTTTTATGCAGAGGGTCGGTGTAATCACAGTCTCTGGGTTAGCGGGTCTGATCCTGGCAAGGAAAG GGTCACGTCTGATGAGGCTGGGGGTACCTCTGGGTATGGCCACTGTAGGCACTTCCGTGTGCTACCCCACTCAGACAGTGGGTGTTGTGAAG ATGACGGGGCAGAAGATGTATGCAGCAAGCCAGTACACTACATCATCTATGGCATCAATATTTAAATCAAAGCCCAAAGAAGTAACTCCCCCAACTGTCAGTCTTGAG caAGCCCCGCAAGCTACCATCCCTGAGCCAGAAGTGTCAGAGGCAAAGCCCCTCCTTGAAGCTGAATCATCTGAACCAGCCACGCCTGCTGTTGACAAGGTTTCCCCCACTAAACCTAGTTCTGCCTCAGGCCCTGCAGAGGGTTCTATTGACACTGAGCCTGCTGCAGCTGAACCTGAGGCAGTCACAGTGGTGGAGCAAGAGGCTGTTCAGACGGCCCTTGTGCCTGCCCCTGCACCTCCTGTTGAGGAAGCTGCTGCTTCACCTGCTGAAGAGATTCCTGCACCTGCCCCTGTTGAGGCTGTCCCTGCACCTCCCCCAGCAGCGGAAGTTATTCCTCTCCCACCTCCTGCTGAAGAGACAGAGCTTCCACCCCCTGCACCTGTTGAGGAGGAAGCTGCTCCTTCACCCCCGGCACCTGTTGAGGAGGAAGCTGCTCCTTCACCCCTTGCAGCAGAAGAGCCTGCCCCTGCATCTATAGAGGGGGTTGCTGACCCACCTCCTGTAGCTGAAGAGACTGCACCTGCTCCTGTTGACGAGGCTACTCCTCCATCTACAACAGAGGAGCCATCTGTGATTGTAACAAAAACTGCTG GGAAACAAAAATTTGCACCAGACCCTAAGCTAATTGACCTTGGCCAGGCCAGCCCTGAGGATGCGGACCTGTACAGCACGCGTGGATGA
- the apool gene encoding MICOS complex subunit MIC27 isoform X2 yields MGLASFRVYAMSQDKTETVLLSPRELSIYAPDPPATHYRNEQPGALQSGLGVVRVGLQPYVTAVKNAYTSVKVGAVTVYTAGHDTYEFLRDPSPGFMQRVGVITVSGLAGLILARKGSRLMRLGVPLGMATVGTSVCYPTQTVGVVKMTGQKMYAASQYTTSSMASIFKSKPKEVTPPTVSLEQAPQATIPEPEVSEAKPLLEAESSEPATPAVDKVSPTKPSSASGPAEGSIDTEPAAAEPEAVTVVEQEAVQTALVPAPAPPVEEAAASPAEEIPAPAPVEAVPAPPPAAEVIPLPPPAEETELPPPAPVEEEAAPSPPAPVEEEAAPSPLAAEEPAPASIEGVADPPPVAEETAPAPVDEATPPSTTEEPSVIVTKTAGKQKFAPDPKLIDLGQASPEDADLYSTRG; encoded by the exons ATGGGATTGGCCTCGTTTCGAGTTTATGCCATGAGTCAGGACAAAACAGAGACTGTGCTGCTCTCCCCTAGAGAG TTGTCCATCTATGCTCCAGACCCTCCAGCAACTCACTACAGGAATGAGCAGCCTGGAGCTCTGCAGAGCGGGCTGGGTGTGGTCCGGGTGGGGCTGCAACCATACGTTACTGCCGTTAAG AATGCTTATACCTCTGTCAAGGTCGGAGCTGTAACAGTCTATACTGCTGGACACG ATACATACGAGTTCCTGAGAGATCCTTCTCCTGGTTTTATGCAGAGGGTCGGTGTAATCACAGTCTCTGGGTTAGCGGGTCTGATCCTGGCAAGGAAAG GGTCACGTCTGATGAGGCTGGGGGTACCTCTGGGTATGGCCACTGTAGGCACTTCCGTGTGCTACCCCACTCAGACAGTGGGTGTTGTGAAG ATGACGGGGCAGAAGATGTATGCAGCAAGCCAGTACACTACATCATCTATGGCATCAATATTTAAATCAAAGCCCAAAGAAGTAACTCCCCCAACTGTCAGTCTTGAG caAGCCCCGCAAGCTACCATCCCTGAGCCAGAAGTGTCAGAGGCAAAGCCCCTCCTTGAAGCTGAATCATCTGAACCAGCCACGCCTGCTGTTGACAAGGTTTCCCCCACTAAACCTAGTTCTGCCTCAGGCCCTGCAGAGGGTTCTATTGACACTGAGCCTGCTGCAGCTGAACCTGAGGCAGTCACAGTGGTGGAGCAAGAGGCTGTTCAGACGGCCCTTGTGCCTGCCCCTGCACCTCCTGTTGAGGAAGCTGCTGCTTCACCTGCTGAAGAGATTCCTGCACCTGCCCCTGTTGAGGCTGTCCCTGCACCTCCCCCAGCAGCGGAAGTTATTCCTCTCCCACCTCCTGCTGAAGAGACAGAGCTTCCACCCCCTGCACCTGTTGAGGAGGAAGCTGCTCCTTCACCCCCGGCACCTGTTGAGGAGGAAGCTGCTCCTTCACCCCTTGCAGCAGAAGAGCCTGCCCCTGCATCTATAGAGGGGGTTGCTGACCCACCTCCTGTAGCTGAAGAGACTGCACCTGCTCCTGTTGACGAGGCTACTCCTCCATCTACAACAGAGGAGCCATCTGTGATTGTAACAAAAACTGCTG GGAAACAAAAATTTGCACCAGACCCTAAGCTAATTGACCTTGGCCAGGCCAGCCCTGAGGATGCGGACCTGTACAGCACGCGTGGATGA